A genomic region of Campylobacter corcagiensis contains the following coding sequences:
- a CDS encoding M16 family metallopeptidase, giving the protein MKRILILLLLSLSPLFCLNLDENLSVKKLDNGLTYYLYENSALKDSVSLILHIKAGSSDEKDNERGIAHFVEHMAFNGTKDFSKNELIKALESLGVKFGPDLNAMTGFDKTIYKIDIKNEGDNLNTALKVLANLGFKVKFEPKDLEAEKGVIVAEDKNRQSGMQRVFEQSLPYYYKDSIYEKRLPIGDMDIVRSATSELMRGFYERYYQPDNASLIVVGDFNKTQISDFIKVNFGDINGTSVKKDDKPIGYFNEMVVFNAFDKDITNQSVNFMFEGNFIPENSYENIKEMTKVYYISTLISLISNKRQSNGDSLIKSAFYPMDLYNKKSLNTFSLSVVDGNFTASVAEFSTILKGLRENGFSQNLFENAKTDLKALNLTSFKTSSSRKNQSYINEILNYIDSNTTFLSPKDSYEINEKILNELTLDDINEKFLDITKSTGVIVSIISKDEQNITKDEILEIYKNVKPLNTSEKVLPKTLLDANLSKVDPIKTEFDDKNLIHTYEFENGAKVHFKEMDTDKETVYFNAFKKGGYTNIPNINEAIFAVNISNGSGIGEFNDYEVRTITAGEVFNFSKFINRVSRGYSGSFLAKDMESFFKAFFVDFHAPKIDDNYFKNYITLSLDTLKRNLLQPDYKFALEFNDFYYAGNEKMKFADEKFINSLDKNRLEILLNELFSNAGEYEFIFVGDIKADKFLDMASRYIGNLNGDKKPTSIKDDGIREIDGTHKFERNYLSENVSKNTIIVKSYDLNYTAKNDIALELTTAVLNTLMREKIREDDGKVYGISAYPSLSVLPYQRAITSVYFTSEVNQKDEIYSDVKAIMENLKAGYKDEKELNSAKTVKKVELEKNFQQPGFWLMKMVNSKLFGIEFLNFDESIKLVDSITLDDIKEISNKAFDFENVVISSNIYKDSNLTN; this is encoded by the coding sequence ATGAAGAGAATTTTAATACTTTTACTTCTTAGTTTATCACCACTTTTTTGCCTTAATTTAGATGAAAATTTAAGCGTTAAAAAACTTGATAATGGACTAACATATTATCTTTATGAAAATAGTGCATTAAAAGATAGCGTAAGTTTGATACTTCATATTAAAGCTGGATCAAGTGATGAAAAAGATAACGAAAGAGGTATTGCTCATTTTGTGGAGCATATGGCATTTAATGGCACAAAAGATTTTAGCAAAAACGAACTTATAAAAGCACTTGAGAGTCTTGGGGTAAAATTTGGACCAGATTTAAATGCTATGACGGGCTTTGATAAGACTATTTATAAGATTGATATTAAAAATGAAGGAGATAACCTTAATACCGCTTTAAAAGTGCTAGCAAATTTAGGTTTTAAGGTTAAATTTGAACCAAAGGACTTAGAAGCTGAAAAGGGTGTTATAGTAGCTGAAGATAAAAATCGCCAAAGTGGAATGCAGCGTGTTTTTGAACAAAGCTTACCTTACTATTATAAAGATAGTATCTATGAAAAGCGTCTGCCAATAGGCGATATGGATATCGTAAGATCAGCTACTTCAGAGCTTATGCGTGGTTTTTATGAGAGATATTATCAGCCAGATAATGCTAGTTTGATAGTGGTTGGTGATTTTAATAAAACTCAAATTTCAGATTTCATAAAAGTAAATTTTGGAGATATAAATGGTACTTCTGTTAAGAAAGATGATAAGCCTATCGGGTATTTTAATGAGATGGTTGTATTTAACGCTTTTGATAAAGATATAACAAATCAGAGTGTTAACTTTATGTTTGAAGGAAATTTCATACCAGAAAACTCATATGAAAATATTAAAGAGATGACCAAGGTTTATTATATTAGTACGCTTATTTCACTTATTAGTAACAAGCGTCAATCAAATGGCGATTCGCTAATAAAAAGTGCCTTTTATCCAATGGACCTTTATAATAAAAAATCTCTTAATACATTTAGCCTTTCAGTAGTTGATGGAAATTTCACAGCTTCGGTTGCTGAGTTTTCTACTATTTTAAAAGGCCTTAGAGAAAATGGTTTTAGCCAAAATCTTTTTGAAAATGCTAAAACAGACCTAAAAGCTCTAAATTTAACCTCTTTTAAAACAAGTTCATCAAGAAAAAACCAAAGCTATATAAATGAAATTTTAAACTATATAGATAGTAACACCACTTTTTTATCTCCAAAAGATAGCTATGAGATAAATGAGAAAATCTTAAATGAGCTAACGCTTGATGATATAAATGAGAAATTTTTAGACATTACTAAAAGCACTGGAGTTATAGTTAGTATCATCTCAAAAGATGAGCAAAATATCACAAAAGATGAAATTTTAGAAATTTATAAAAATGTAAAACCTTTAAATACTAGCGAAAAAGTTCTACCTAAAACTTTACTAGATGCAAATTTAAGCAAAGTTGATCCTATAAAAACTGAATTTGATGATAAGAATTTAATACACACTTATGAGTTTGAAAACGGTGCAAAAGTACACTTTAAAGAGATGGATACAGATAAAGAAACCGTTTATTTTAACGCATTTAAAAAGGGTGGTTATACAAATATTCCAAATATAAATGAGGCAATTTTTGCTGTAAATATCTCAAATGGAAGTGGTATTGGCGAATTTAACGACTATGAAGTTAGAACAATAACAGCTGGAGAGGTATTTAATTTTAGTAAATTTATAAATAGAGTTAGCCGTGGATATAGTGGAAGCTTTTTGGCTAAGGATATGGAGAGCTTTTTTAAGGCATTTTTTGTGGATTTTCACGCTCCAAAGATAGATGATAACTACTTTAAAAACTATATCACACTTAGCCTTGATACTTTAAAGAGAAATCTACTTCAGCCTGATTATAAATTTGCTTTAGAATTTAATGATTTTTATTACGCTGGAAATGAAAAGATGAAATTCGCAGATGAGAAATTTATAAACTCACTCGATAAAAACAGGCTTGAAATTTTGCTTAATGAGCTTTTTAGCAATGCTGGTGAGTATGAGTTTATCTTTGTTGGTGATATAAAAGCAGATAAATTTCTAGATATGGCTAGTAGATATATAGGAAATTTAAACGGTGATAAAAAACCTACTTCTATAAAAGATGATGGTATAAGAGAGATTGATGGGACTCATAAATTTGAGCGTAACTACTTAAGTGAAAATGTTTCAAAAAACACAATCATAGTAAAAAGCTATGATCTAAACTATACAGCTAAAAATGATATTGCACTTGAGCTTACCACAGCAGTTTTAAACACTCTTATGAGAGAGAAGATTCGCGAAGATGATGGAAAAGTTTATGGCATAAGTGCTTATCCAAGTCTAAGTGTTTTGCCTTATCAAAGAGCGATAACTTCAGTTTATTTTACAAGCGAAGTAAATCAAAAAGATGAAATTTATAGTGATGTAAAAGCTATAATGGAGAATTTAAAAGCTGGATATAAAGATGAAAAAGAGCTAAATAGTGCCAAAACAGTTAAAAAAGTAGAACTTGAAAAGAATTTTCAACAACCAGGTTTTTGGCTTATGAAAATGGTAAATTCGAAGCTTTTTGGCATAGAGTTTTTAAATTTTGACGAAAGTATAAAGCTTGTAGATAGCATAACTCTTGATGATATTAAAGAGATTTCAAATAAAGCTTTTGATTTTGAAAATGTAGTCATTAGTTCAAATATATATAAAGACTCAAATTTGACTAACTAA
- the yedE gene encoding YedE family putative selenium transporter, translated as MSKNLTLFIITGAVLGAFAALLVKLGNPGNMGICAACFLRDTTGALGFHNNQALQYVRPEIIGIILGGLLASIVSKDFKGVSGSSPFSRFTLGVFAMIGCLVFLGCPWRAFLRLGGGDMTAIFGVLGLVAGVFIGRTFKKNGYKLNETNSTSATLAALPIILSVLLLIAAVVGLKFGENGAIFKSVKGVAAQHASVLASLILAICVGFFVKKSGFCSVGAISRVFDKKFDMIWGVIAIILAATILNLAFGNYKFGFENQPIAHNNVIWNFLGMTLAGLCFSLSEGCPGKHLALSGGGNLNSVIFIFGMMAGAGISHNFTLASSGAGITNFAPYAVIFGFIVVSYIGFSNIKKSNF; from the coding sequence ATGAGTAAAAATCTAACTCTTTTTATCATTACAGGTGCAGTTTTAGGGGCTTTTGCAGCACTTTTAGTTAAGCTAGGAAATCCTGGCAATATGGGAATTTGTGCAGCTTGCTTTTTGCGTGATACAACTGGAGCACTTGGTTTTCACAATAATCAAGCTCTTCAATATGTTCGCCCAGAAATCATAGGTATTATTCTTGGTGGACTTTTAGCTTCTATAGTTTCTAAGGATTTTAAAGGCGTAAGCGGTTCATCACCATTTTCAAGATTTACACTTGGTGTTTTTGCTATGATTGGCTGCCTTGTGTTTTTAGGTTGTCCTTGGAGAGCGTTTTTAAGACTTGGTGGTGGCGATATGACGGCTATTTTTGGAGTTTTAGGTCTTGTAGCTGGAGTTTTTATAGGCAGAACTTTTAAGAAAAATGGCTATAAGTTAAATGAGACAAATAGCACTTCAGCAACCCTTGCAGCCCTTCCGATAATCTTAAGTGTTTTACTTTTAATAGCAGCTGTTGTAGGGCTTAAATTTGGCGAAAATGGTGCGATATTTAAGTCTGTAAAGGGTGTAGCAGCTCAACATGCAAGCGTTTTAGCCTCTTTAATTCTAGCGATTTGTGTTGGCTTTTTTGTTAAAAAATCTGGATTTTGCTCTGTCGGTGCTATATCTAGAGTGTTTGATAAGAAATTTGATATGATATGGGGCGTTATTGCGATAATTCTAGCAGCAACCATTTTAAATTTAGCTTTTGGAAACTATAAATTTGGTTTTGAAAATCAACCAATAGCGCATAATAATGTTATTTGGAATTTTTTAGGCATGACTTTGGCTGGGCTTTGCTTTTCTTTGAGTGAAGGTTGTCCTGGTAAGCACTTAGCACTAAGTGGTGGTGGAAATTTAAACTCAGTTATCTTTATCTTTGGAATGATGGCTGGAGCTGGAATTTCTCACAACTTTACTTTAGCTAGTTCTGGAGCAGGCATTACAAATTTTGCACCGTATGCTGTGATTTTTGGCTTTATCGTAGTTAGCTATATTGGATTTTCAAATATTAAAAAGTCTAACTTTTAA
- a CDS encoding sodium:solute symporter family protein, whose protein sequence is MIVLLIYTAFLFGIGIWQFKKSSLNSYVISNKNASYLLVGGSIIASCVGGSATIGMVGLSLEVGFPAVWWLLSGASGLIILTIFLAKKVSQSGALTMPQMLEYYIGKKARVLSAIIITIAWASILAAQISAGGRIISTMAGVSFEISIFISAFMIVGYTVLGGQASVLRSDLIQTFVIYSAFILVFLWLIFSKGASFEGIKFELINESFNLDRLSYFMIILGGSYVVCPMLFGRILSAKDESHAKAGAIFGVAGIVIGAVLIVIIALISKPFLNSEILPDTALTTGIYSILPPFLGLFLLVALLSAIISSADSCLITASSVFCNDILKSSSLKTFRIFTLIFGFIGVVLTFWGKSILGFLLMANDIYVSGVVAPVFVAMILNGKVIEKFGITAMIVGGIFGVIGALSGVKIFSISGVFIGAAITLFGAYKR, encoded by the coding sequence ATGATAGTTTTATTAATTTACACAGCGTTTTTATTTGGGATTGGAATTTGGCAGTTTAAAAAAAGCTCTTTAAACTCATATGTCATCTCAAATAAAAATGCTAGCTATCTTTTAGTAGGTGGCTCAATAATAGCATCTTGTGTGGGCGGAAGTGCAACTATTGGAATGGTTGGCTTATCACTTGAAGTTGGATTTCCTGCTGTTTGGTGGCTGCTAAGTGGCGCAAGCGGGCTTATTATCCTAACTATCTTTTTAGCTAAAAAAGTCTCACAAAGCGGTGCTTTAACCATGCCACAAATGCTTGAGTATTATATCGGCAAAAAAGCTAGAGTCTTATCAGCTATAATCATTACCATAGCTTGGGCTTCTATATTAGCAGCTCAAATTTCAGCAGGTGGACGGATAATTAGCACTATGGCTGGAGTTAGCTTTGAAATTTCTATTTTTATATCAGCTTTTATGATAGTAGGATATACGGTTTTAGGTGGTCAAGCTAGTGTTTTAAGAAGTGATTTAATTCAAACTTTTGTTATTTATAGTGCTTTTATTTTGGTATTTTTATGGCTTATTTTTAGTAAAGGCGCTAGTTTTGAAGGGATTAAATTTGAACTTATAAATGAAAGCTTTAACCTTGATAGACTTAGTTATTTTATGATAATCCTAGGTGGTAGCTATGTAGTTTGCCCTATGCTTTTTGGTAGAATTTTAAGCGCCAAAGATGAGAGTCACGCTAAAGCTGGAGCTATTTTTGGGGTGGCTGGGATAGTTATTGGTGCAGTTTTAATAGTAATAATAGCTTTGATTTCTAAGCCATTTTTAAATAGTGAAATTTTACCTGATACTGCTCTTACAACTGGAATTTACTCAATCCTTCCACCATTTTTAGGACTGTTTCTTTTAGTTGCACTTCTATCAGCTATCATCTCTTCAGCCGATTCATGTCTTATTACAGCAAGCAGTGTTTTTTGTAATGATATATTAAAAAGTAGCTCACTTAAAACTTTTAGAATTTTTACACTTATCTTTGGATTTATTGGAGTTGTGCTAACATTTTGGGGCAAAAGTATACTTGGATTTTTGCTTATGGCAAATGATATATATGTAAGTGGAGTTGTAGCTCCAGTTTTTGTAGCGATGATTTTAAATGGTAAAGTCATAGAGAAATTTGGCATTACAGCCATGATAGTTGGTGGAATTTTTGGTGTAATTGGTGCTTTAAGTGGAGTTAAAATCTTTAGTATATCTGGAGTTTTTATAGGAGCAGCTATAACGCTATTTGGGGCTTATAAAAGATAG
- the bioA gene encoding adenosylmethionine--8-amino-7-oxononanoate transaminase produces the protein MSLFITGTDTDVGKTFITASLLKAYLDLGKDAVAIKPVQSGCENSDALDTKVYKSVNPNNNFSPLYALNLATSPHLAAKADGVEIELEKCVNYCNEFLSNHKEVLVEGAGGLFVPLNDNQTMIDLIKRLDLPTVLVASNKLGAINHTILSLKTLKNYGIKTPLLVLNLSDEKSEISRSNIEYLRLNFKGEIVVINSGESIDSASKKLLNFVKNFKPNTQKIDLEFDKNHLFHPYTSSISPLKSYGVKSANGSYIEVEGKTLLDGMCSWWCAYGGYNIPSINSSIIKQINSLSHIMFGGFTHAPAINLGKKLLEILPKGMDKIFYCDSGSVSVEVALKMAIQYQQNKDPNKNKILTILGGYHGDTFGAMGVCDPTTGMHSMFGGILSKQIFAPKPKCKFGEIFDEKTLKPYEEIISKNSDKIAAIIVEPLVQGAGGMWFYHENYLKFLRKKCDEIGALLIFDEVATGFGRLGEYFASSVAGVTPDIMCIGKALTAGYMSFAATICTKDVADTICQNKRVFMHGPTFMANPLACSVALASIEYLQSINFKNRVKDIEKELKFELEKCKKLPEVVDVRVFGAIGVVEIDSEVNVEKIQEFFVENGVWIRPFGKNIYTMPQFNVTKDELKKLCDAIYESIKTRSYK, from the coding sequence ATGAGTTTATTTATAACCGGAACCGATACTGATGTTGGTAAAACATTTATAACAGCTTCACTTTTAAAAGCTTATCTTGACTTAGGTAAAGATGCTGTAGCAATAAAGCCTGTCCAAAGCGGATGCGAAAATAGCGATGCTTTAGATACCAAAGTCTATAAAAGCGTAAATCCTAACAACAATTTTTCTCCACTTTACGCTCTAAATTTAGCCACTTCCCCGCACCTTGCAGCAAAAGCTGATGGAGTAGAAATAGAGTTAGAAAAGTGCGTTAACTACTGCAATGAATTTTTGAGTAATCACAAAGAAGTTTTAGTTGAAGGAGCGGGTGGGCTTTTTGTTCCGTTAAATGATAATCAAACCATGATTGATCTTATCAAAAGGCTAGATTTACCAACTGTTTTAGTAGCTTCAAACAAGCTTGGTGCCATCAATCACACAATTTTATCACTCAAAACTTTAAAAAATTATGGTATTAAAACCCCGCTTCTAGTTTTAAATCTTAGCGATGAAAAAAGTGAAATTTCTAGATCAAACATAGAGTATTTGCGTCTAAATTTTAAAGGTGAAATAGTTGTTATAAATAGCGGCGAAAGTATTGATAGTGCTTCTAAAAAACTTCTAAATTTTGTTAAAAATTTTAAGCCTAATACGCAAAAAATAGACCTTGAATTTGATAAAAACCACCTTTTTCACCCCTACACTTCTAGCATATCGCCCCTTAAAAGTTACGGCGTAAAAAGTGCAAATGGTAGCTACATAGAAGTTGAAGGTAAAACTTTGCTTGATGGAATGTGTTCTTGGTGGTGTGCGTATGGTGGATACAATATTCCTAGCATAAATAGTTCTATCATAAAGCAAATCAACTCGCTTTCTCACATAATGTTTGGCGGTTTTACTCACGCTCCAGCTATAAATTTAGGCAAAAAACTGCTTGAAATTTTACCAAAAGGAATGGATAAAATTTTCTACTGTGATAGTGGTTCAGTTAGTGTTGAAGTGGCTCTTAAAATGGCGATTCAGTATCAGCAAAACAAAGATCCTAATAAAAACAAAATTCTAACTATCCTTGGTGGATATCATGGCGATACTTTTGGTGCTATGGGCGTGTGCGATCCTACCACTGGCATGCACTCTATGTTTGGTGGAATTTTATCTAAACAGATATTTGCTCCAAAACCAAAGTGTAAATTTGGTGAAATTTTTGATGAAAAAACATTAAAACCTTACGAAGAGATAATTTCTAAAAACTCTGATAAAATAGCTGCCATCATCGTTGAACCACTCGTTCAAGGTGCTGGTGGAATGTGGTTTTACCATGAAAATTATCTTAAATTTCTTCGTAAAAAGTGCGATGAGATAGGTGCGCTTTTAATTTTTGATGAAGTTGCAACTGGATTTGGCAGACTTGGTGAGTATTTTGCTAGTAGTGTAGCAGGCGTAACTCCAGATATTATGTGCATTGGAAAAGCCTTAACCGCAGGATATATGAGCTTTGCAGCAACTATTTGCACCAAAGATGTAGCAGATACGATCTGTCAAAACAAAAGAGTTTTTATGCACGGACCAACATTTATGGCAAACCCTTTAGCTTGTAGTGTAGCACTTGCAAGTATAGAGTATTTGCAAAGTATAAATTTTAAAAATAGAGTTAAGGATATTGAAAAAGAGCTTAAATTTGAGCTAGAAAAGTGCAAAAAACTTCCTGAAGTAGTAGATGTTAGGGTATTTGGCGCAATAGGTGTTGTTGAGATAGATAGCGAAGTAAATGTAGAAAAAATTCAAGAATTTTTTGTAGAAAATGGAGTATGGATAAGGCCTTTTGGTAAAAATATCTACACCATGCCACAATTTAATGTAACAAAAGATGAATTAAAAAAGCTATGTGATGCCATATATGAGTCTATAAAAACTAGGTCTTACAAATGA
- the glnA gene encoding type I glutamate--ammonia ligase, producing the protein MGKFVKNIDEFHKFCTENEVEFIDFRFTDMAGTWHHMSYNYKRLADDFHKGIPFDGSSIPAWQPIHKSDMIFIPDITTTFLDPFTADVTAVVICDIYDIYKEQMYEKCPRSIAKKAEEFLKESGLGDTCYFGPENEFFIFDNVKFNDNPNYAMYQVDSEEGSWNSDKEYIDGYNTGHHAGPKGAYAPVQPVDTMVDLRAEMVQVLEQIGLETFINHHEAGQAQGEIGVKFGTLVEAADNVQKYKYVVKMVAHLNGKTATFMPKPLYGDNGSGMHVHQSIWKDGVNLFYQKGNYANLSDMARHYIGGVLRHARSLTALTNASTNSFKRLIPGFEAPSILTYSSQNRSASIRIPYGAGEKSTRVEIRFPDSTSCPYLAFAGLLMAGIDGIKNKIEPVGPMDIDLFELTLDEIRQKGIEQLPHTLRGSLEALIRDNAYLKPVMSDEFVQAYQIFKFKTQVWPYESRPTAFEFKTCYSC; encoded by the coding sequence ATGGGTAAATTTGTAAAAAATATAGATGAGTTTCATAAATTTTGTACTGAAAATGAAGTAGAATTTATAGACTTTCGCTTTACTGATATGGCTGGTACTTGGCACCATATGAGCTATAACTACAAACGCCTTGCTGATGATTTTCATAAAGGCATTCCTTTTGATGGAAGTAGCATTCCAGCGTGGCAACCGATACATAAATCAGATATGATTTTCATTCCTGATATAACAACTACTTTTTTAGATCCTTTTACTGCTGATGTTACTGCTGTTGTAATTTGTGATATTTATGATATTTACAAAGAGCAAATGTATGAAAAATGTCCTCGCTCAATCGCTAAAAAAGCTGAGGAGTTTTTAAAAGAAAGCGGTTTGGGTGATACTTGTTATTTTGGTCCTGAAAATGAGTTTTTTATCTTTGATAATGTAAAGTTTAATGATAATCCAAACTACGCGATGTATCAAGTAGATAGTGAGGAAGGCTCTTGGAATAGTGATAAAGAGTATATTGATGGGTACAATACAGGTCACCACGCAGGTCCAAAAGGTGCTTACGCTCCAGTTCAGCCAGTTGATACAATGGTTGATTTAAGAGCTGAGATGGTGCAAGTTTTAGAACAAATTGGTCTTGAAACATTTATCAACCACCATGAAGCAGGTCAAGCTCAAGGCGAAATAGGCGTTAAATTTGGCACACTAGTTGAAGCTGCTGATAATGTCCAAAAGTATAAATATGTTGTAAAAATGGTAGCTCATTTAAATGGCAAAACTGCAACCTTTATGCCAAAACCACTATATGGTGATAATGGAAGCGGTATGCATGTACATCAAAGTATCTGGAAAGATGGTGTAAATTTATTTTATCAAAAAGGCAATTACGCAAACCTAAGCGATATGGCAAGACACTATATCGGCGGTGTTTTAAGACATGCTAGAAGTCTAACAGCTTTAACAAATGCAAGCACAAATAGCTTTAAACGCTTAATACCTGGCTTTGAAGCACCTTCTATACTTACATATTCTAGTCAAAACCGCTCTGCAAGCATTAGAATTCCTTATGGTGCAGGCGAGAAATCAACTAGAGTTGAGATTCGTTTCCCTGACTCAACATCTTGTCCTTACTTAGCTTTTGCTGGACTACTTATGGCTGGAATAGATGGCATAAAAAACAAAATCGAGCCAGTTGGCCCTATGGATATAGATCTTTTTGAACTAACTCTTGATGAGATAAGACAAAAAGGCATCGAGCAACTCCCACACACACTTCGTGGCTCGCTTGAAGCTCTTATTAGAGACAATGCTTACTTAAAACCTGTAATGAGTGATGAGTTTGTTCAAGCTTATCAGATCTTTAAATTCAAAACTCAAGTTTGGCCTTATGAGTCAAGACCTACAGCTTTTGAATTTAAAACATGCTACTCTTGTTAA
- a CDS encoding response regulator yields MTLLLDNVDKDFLDVLEALVKLKKDIKLRDISELKKKKINNLPKKTKEIKKEVEIPTTEKITKEDGIKKPSTKSSHIFEIQNLKNNKLDIEDVVLKMDGDTIISLNDEPNINFSDEQKKIPPKEDTKSDQNLSNFQKPKDDLVEVEISTETKELTKIYTTEYKEVMRRVTEYVEEEVTEIIPTNPNEEENIVFNNVKIMVVEDNPINQKLMKHILTDPGIELTIVENGELAIQQRREKNFDLIFMDIAMPVMDGIEATRQIKAYERQNKLKAIPIIAVTANALKGDRERFMSQGLDEYCTKPVKKTTIYQMLKIFLPKELKGKKQKTKTIIKQVPKTLLKTFKEPTKVLKNIVKKEPVKFRKMVNKNSLINGEFVNYKDILICKDSGVENNFYKDTLQNVSQKIDTAQNSLEIENLLQNNLYRVIITGLTQAKIFKKVIKNTNPIAKVVVISDNPKDVDLDGVEVIDIKTSDTDILKFVKKYIF; encoded by the coding sequence ATGACTTTACTTTTAGATAATGTTGATAAGGATTTTTTGGATGTTTTAGAGGCTTTGGTAAAACTTAAAAAAGATATAAAACTAAGAGATATATCAGAACTAAAAAAGAAGAAAATAAATAATCTTCCAAAAAAAACCAAAGAAATTAAAAAAGAAGTAGAAATTCCAACTACAGAAAAAATAACCAAAGAAGATGGTATTAAAAAACCTAGCACCAAAAGTAGCCATATATTTGAGATCCAAAATTTAAAAAATAACAAATTAGACATAGAAGATGTTGTTTTAAAAATGGATGGAGATACAATAATCAGCCTTAATGACGAACCAAATATAAATTTTTCAGATGAACAGAAAAAAATTCCTCCTAAAGAAGATACAAAATCAGATCAAAACTTAAGCAATTTTCAAAAACCAAAAGATGATTTAGTTGAAGTAGAAATTAGCACTGAGACAAAAGAGCTAACAAAAATATATACAACAGAGTATAAAGAGGTTATGAGAAGAGTTACTGAGTATGTTGAAGAAGAAGTTACAGAAATCATACCAACAAATCCTAATGAAGAAGAAAATATTGTTTTTAACAATGTAAAAATTATGGTGGTAGAAGACAATCCAATAAATCAAAAACTTATGAAGCATATTCTAACAGACCCTGGAATTGAACTAACTATTGTAGAAAATGGAGAATTAGCCATACAGCAAAGAAGAGAGAAAAATTTTGATCTTATATTTATGGATATAGCAATGCCTGTTATGGATGGAATTGAAGCAACTAGACAGATAAAAGCCTATGAAAGACAAAATAAACTAAAAGCTATACCAATAATTGCAGTTACTGCAAATGCCCTAAAAGGAGATAGAGAACGCTTTATGTCGCAAGGTTTAGATGAATACTGCACAAAACCAGTCAAGAAAACAACAATATATCAAATGTTAAAAATCTTTTTACCAAAAGAGCTAAAAGGTAAAAAACAAAAAACAAAAACTATAATTAAACAAGTCCCTAAAACTCTACTAAAAACCTTCAAAGAACCAACAAAAGTGCTTAAAAATATAGTAAAAAAAGAGCCTGTTAAATTCAGAAAAATGGTAAATAAAAACTCACTTATCAATGGAGAATTTGTAAATTACAAAGATATTTTAATATGCAAAGATAGTGGCGTTGAAAACAACTTTTACAAAGATACCTTACAAAATGTATCACAAAAAATAGACACTGCTCAAAACTCTTTAGAGATAGAAAATCTTTTACAAAACAATCTATATAGAGTAATAATAACAGGTCTAACTCAAGCAAAAATATTTAAAAAGGTTATTAAAAACACAAACCCAATAGCTAAAGTTGTAGTAATATCTGATAATCCAAAAGATGTAGATTTAGATGGTGTAGAGGTTATTGATATAAAAACTAGCGATACTGATATTTTAAAGTTTGTAAAAAAATATATATTTTAG